A genomic window from Vanessa cardui chromosome Z, ilVanCard2.1, whole genome shotgun sequence includes:
- the LOC124543326 gene encoding PDF receptor, whose product MALLDKEIKRLNAIMIVNNITTLISKGPEEALHSEQDCISKYASYAFDEGAVFCNTTFDTYLCWPPTKANTVIQQHCPKVRLSDPSKFAYRQCGPEGLWEGRHANQANAKGWTNFTPCFPPDLQALIAEVFNEHNAQTKFQIAENTRVIEIIGYTLSLFTILASIIIFCYFKSLLNKRVQIHKCLFLAMLFQILVHMTLYLDQALYPINDSSNRLNNTKGIDATPNLCEALYVVMESSISATFMWILLEGIYLNFLVSKYALQSNFDLKIYLYIGWGFPFILTLIWAIINFIFYKDEKIKTCWFGYNLAASYWCLQGPRLAIILVNVVILCRVLKTVIAKLRAHKTSEIEKIKKAVKAALLLLPLLGITNLLTTFDIPVSTNVSLFRVWCYTRQFMKSFQGFFLSLIYCFFNGEVRTVIRRRFNNRAARYFHRNQVSVNAKRSTARRKADKPLPTVSSEVPQVGSQFDSNEPSSSKAGIPVRVNVNMAGTSGHKANVSNKQKRIGRSFASEETSFTDVTSNK is encoded by the exons GCTCTCTTGGATAAGGAAATAAAAAGACTGAACGCAATCATGATCGTCAACAATATTACTACGCTAATATCAAAAGGACCCGAAGAAGCCTTACACTCTGAACAAGATTGCATCTCGAAGTACGCGAGTTACGCTTTTGATGAAG GTGCTGTGTTCTGCAACACAACCTTTGACACGTACCTGTGTTGGCCTCCAACTAAAGCCAACACCGTCATTCAGCAACACTGCCCGAAAGTTCGTCTCAGCGATCCATCAA AATTCGCTTATCGGCAATGCGGTCCCGAAGGCCTTTGGGAAGGCCGTCATGCTAATCAAGCCAACGCTAAGGGATGGACAAATTTTACACCGTGCTTTCCACCAGATCTACAAGCTCTTATCGCTGAAGTTTTCAATGAGCACAACGCACAG ACTAAATTCCAAATCGCCGAGAATACACGAGTAATTGAAATCATTGGTTATACTCTTTCTTTATTCACAATCCTCGCTTCCATCATCATCTTCTGCTATTTCAA GTCCCTGCTAAATAAAAGAGTCCAAATCCATAAATGCTTATTTTTGgcaatgttatttcaaattttgGTTCATATGACTCTTTATTTAGATCAGGCACTTTACCCCATCAATGATTCCTCGAATCGGCTTAACAATACTAAAGGTATTGACGCCACT CCAAATCTCTGCGAAGCTCTTTACGTTGTCATGGAGAGTAGTATTTCAGCGACGTTCATGTGGATTCTTCTAGAAGGGATCTACTTGAATTTTTTAGTTTCGAAATATGCATTGCAGTCcaattttgatttgaaaatatatttatatatcggtTGGGgatttccatttattttaacactaaTTTGGGCGATTATTAACTTTATCTTCTATAaagatgaaaaaattaaaac ATGCTGGTTTGGTTATAATTTGGCGGCTAGTTATTGGTGCCTCCAAGGACCGCGGTTAGCtattatatta gTAAATGTAGTAATATTATGTAGAGTACTTAAGACAGTAATCGCTAAATTACGAGCTCATAAAACGtctgaaatagaaaaaataaa AAAGGCGGTTAAGGCTGCACTTCTATTACTCCCATTGCTTGGAATCACTAATTTATTAACTACTTTTGACATACCCGTTTCAACGAACGTATCACTCTTCAGAGTGTGGTGTTACACTCGACAATTTATGAAATCTTTCCAAGGAttctttttaagtttaatttattgttttttcaaCGGAGAG GTCCGCACTGTCATCCGTCGCAGATTTAACAACAGGGCAGCACGATACTTCCATAGGAACCAAGTGTCGGTTAACGCGAAACGATCAACGGCAAGGCGGAAAGCTGACAAACCCTTACCTACTGTTTCGAG TGAGGTTCCTCAGGTTGGATCCCAATTTGATTCAAATGAACCAAGTTCATCAAAAGCAGG CATTCCAGTAAGAGTAAACGTGAATATGGCAGGAACCTCAGGGCACAAAGCTAACGT AAGTAACAAGCAAAAACGAATTGGAAGGTCATTTGCTTCCGAAGAAACATCGTTCACGGATGTCACatcaaataaatag
- the LOC124543327 gene encoding tubulin polymerization-promoting protein homolog, producing MGEEEPASLDGQFFEYAKMMDKKRDGTTITLYNSDFWMRQCKLLDDRKLTMTDTGILFNKFSKSELNWDEWNEFLTELCETKELDEEKVRDTLTNCGLPGQSPVLVPQYRDFFLTYKPKEKSLF from the exons ATGGGTGAAGAAGAGCCAGCGTCACTTGATGGTCAATTTTTTGAATATGCAAAGATGATGGACAAGAAGAGAGATGGAACGACAATCACTCTGTACAATTCGGATTTTTGGATGAGGCAGTGCAAGCTATTGGATGACAGGAAACTGACGATGACTGATACTggaatattgtttaataaattcag TAAATCCGAATTGAATTGGGACGAGTGGAATGAATTTCTCACTGAACTGTGCGAGACGAAGGAACTGGACGAGGAGAAAGTCCGTGATACGCTAACGAACTGTGGTCTTCCTGGTCAGTCGCCAGTCCTCGTTCCGCAATACAGGGACTTCTTTTTAACCTACAAACCCAAAGAGAAGTCGCTGTTCTAG
- the LOC124543058 gene encoding solute carrier family 35 member B1 homolog, protein MVKHKSEIRFIFYASSIFICYFIFGMLQEKITRGKYDDEKFTCALTLVLVQCVVNYTFAKILMFWQHEKDNTRTLYYFSSALTYLLAMVCSIMALQWINYPTQVVGKAAKPIPVMILGVLLGRKQYPLKKYLFVFLIVIGIVMFMYKDQEKLPNDESQGMGIGEILLLMSLTMDGLTGAVQERIKSESAPSAYSMMLNTNMWSSIISAIGVLLSGEIFKFVAFVTQHPEIIVYLVAFALTGALGQLFIFYMVSEFGPLPCSVVTTTRKFFTVLASVIVFGNVLYTRQWIGATLVFSGLFLDIFYSKSSPAKKTSSK, encoded by the exons ATGGTTAAACATAAAAGTGAAATTCGATTTATTTTCTATGCTTCTTCTatctttatatgttattttatatttggaatgttacaagaaaaaataacacGAGGAAAATATGATGACGAAAAATTTACCTGCGCGCTTACTCTTGTCCTAGTTCAATGTGTTGTGAATTATACCTTCGCTAAAATATTAATG ttcTGGCAACATGAAAAAGATAATACCCGAACATTGTACTACTTTTCATCAGCTCTCACATATTTGTTGGCTATGGTGTGCTCAATAATGGCACTGCAGTGGATCAATTACCCAACACAG gtTGTGGGTAAAGCAGCAAAGCCCATTCCAGTGATGATACTTGGAGTTTTACTTGGAAGGAAACAATACCCattgaaaaaatacttgtttGTGTTTCTTATTGTTATTGGTATCGTTATGTTTATGTACAAGGATCAAGAAAAACTACCAAATGATGAGTCTCAAGGAATGGGGATAGGAGAAATTTTGCTTCTCATGTCCTTAACTATGGATGGACTGACTGGAGCTGTTCAG GAGAGAATAAAGAGCGAATCTGCCCCTTCAGCCTACTCAATGATGCTTAACACGAATATGTg GTCTTCCATCATATCCGCAATTGGTGTGCTTCTAAGCGGGGAGATATTTAAGTTTGTGGCGTTTGTGACTCAGCATCCAGAGATCATTGTATACTTAGTAGCATTTGCTCTGACCGGCGCTCTGGGACAGCTGTTTATATTCTACATG GTATCTGAGTTCGGCCCACTTCCCTGCTCAGTGGTGACAACGACGAGGAAGTTCTTCACGGTTCTGGCTTCAGTCATCGTATTCGGAAACGTCCTATATACACGTCAATGGATAGGCGCTACTTTGGTGTTTTCTG GACTATTTTTGGACATATTTTACAGCAAATCGTCTCCGGCTAAGAAAACCTCGAGCAAATGA